In a single window of the Luteolibacter yonseiensis genome:
- a CDS encoding sulfatase family protein, which translates to MHPSTSKPPSPAAGFLPVLGGASIFLAFQYAVSLWRLTHSSGEMENKFSALAKDQYMGFLVQQNAQMLIAYGVLAAAAAFVLQPFVSLWTGRSKYRSRSAVVLRAIALTTLLHGYFTLRLVDTRPYFLSEAEFGQWYYQILNLIPAAVKPGSLFVLFTLLPCAILLYVLIWQIRLRGRLGKIAAAAACTALILTAAFGYLRTSGGPAPKTTANGRPMNVIIIGSDSLRGDAIGASGYVPARNDGLAKAGVSPTIDALAARSTRFENCYTGIASTMESGTQLMSSQYPQSHGIRQMYPNRETVAQANKRIETLPLLLGRRGYDTAAIGDWCAGYYEVVPLGMEHLSVSTFDNFKIYMSQAVVMAHFVVPLYFDNALGYRIFPQLQAFAQFVTPEVVTDRVEKRLSTVAREQKPFFWHVFYSCNHLPYRSPEPYRSMFSDPDYQGPNRNGVAFDIDSFIGGTDLESKWKALPPKEMKQIRALYDGCTRQFDDCVAKILNSLKANGLEDNTIVIVTSDHGDDQYEPGVTLGHGLTFNGGLQANHVPMIVHVPGAKPQVISETVRLIDVIPTLADFLDQPAAPSWQGKSFANWIRQTETPVHRPFYGETGFPFIQFTVPGVERPKLPPMDELTFIDPGYNYQFVVKPEYIAPLVAAKQRCLKTRYWKIVCTPTAQGTRHFALFQMKRDPYGETDIATSRPEVLAPLQAALERWMDEKEESSIAEIFPEGEPE; encoded by the coding sequence TTGCACCCTTCCACCTCCAAGCCTCCATCCCCCGCCGCAGGGTTTCTTCCCGTCCTCGGTGGTGCTTCCATTTTCCTCGCCTTCCAATACGCGGTCTCGCTGTGGCGGCTCACCCATTCGTCGGGAGAGATGGAAAACAAGTTCAGCGCCCTCGCGAAGGACCAATACATGGGCTTTCTCGTGCAACAGAACGCGCAGATGCTCATCGCCTACGGCGTGCTCGCCGCGGCCGCCGCTTTCGTCCTCCAGCCGTTCGTCTCGCTATGGACGGGACGCTCGAAATACCGTTCGCGGAGTGCCGTCGTACTGCGGGCCATCGCCCTCACCACCCTGCTCCACGGATATTTCACTCTCCGCCTGGTGGACACCCGGCCTTATTTCCTCAGTGAGGCGGAGTTCGGCCAATGGTATTACCAGATTCTCAATCTCATCCCGGCGGCGGTGAAACCCGGCAGCCTGTTCGTGCTGTTCACGCTGCTTCCTTGCGCGATTCTCCTGTATGTCCTCATCTGGCAGATCCGCCTTCGCGGTCGGCTTGGCAAAATCGCCGCTGCGGCGGCCTGCACCGCCCTCATTCTGACCGCCGCATTCGGTTACTTGAGGACCTCGGGCGGACCGGCCCCGAAAACCACCGCCAACGGGCGTCCGATGAATGTCATCATCATCGGCTCGGATTCCCTCCGTGGTGACGCGATCGGCGCCTCCGGCTACGTCCCCGCCCGCAACGACGGTCTGGCGAAAGCCGGAGTCTCCCCCACCATTGACGCACTCGCCGCACGCTCGACGCGTTTTGAAAACTGCTACACCGGCATCGCCTCCACCATGGAGTCCGGCACACAGCTCATGTCCTCGCAGTATCCGCAGAGCCATGGCATCCGCCAGATGTATCCGAACCGTGAGACGGTCGCGCAGGCGAACAAACGCATCGAGACCCTGCCCCTGCTGCTGGGCAGGCGCGGCTACGACACCGCCGCCATCGGCGACTGGTGCGCGGGCTACTACGAAGTGGTTCCCCTCGGGATGGAGCACCTTTCCGTTTCCACCTTCGACAATTTCAAGATCTACATGAGCCAGGCCGTCGTGATGGCGCACTTTGTCGTCCCGCTCTACTTCGACAACGCGCTCGGCTACAGGATTTTCCCCCAACTCCAGGCCTTCGCCCAGTTCGTCACCCCGGAGGTTGTGACCGATCGTGTTGAAAAACGCCTCTCCACCGTCGCGCGCGAGCAAAAACCCTTTTTCTGGCACGTCTTCTACTCCTGCAACCACCTCCCCTACCGCAGTCCGGAACCCTACCGCAGCATGTTTTCCGATCCGGATTACCAGGGTCCCAACCGCAACGGCGTGGCCTTCGACATCGACTCCTTCATCGGCGGAACCGACCTCGAATCCAAGTGGAAGGCCCTGCCGCCGAAGGAGATGAAACAGATCCGGGCGCTCTACGACGGCTGCACCCGCCAGTTCGACGATTGCGTCGCAAAAATACTCAACTCTCTCAAAGCGAACGGGCTCGAAGACAACACCATCGTCATCGTCACCTCGGACCATGGCGACGACCAATACGAACCCGGAGTTACTCTCGGCCACGGCCTGACCTTCAATGGCGGCCTCCAGGCCAACCACGTTCCCATGATCGTCCATGTCCCCGGAGCGAAGCCCCAGGTGATTTCGGAAACGGTGCGCCTCATCGACGTCATCCCCACGCTGGCCGATTTCCTCGACCAGCCCGCGGCTCCGAGCTGGCAGGGAAAAAGCTTCGCCAACTGGATCCGCCAGACCGAAACGCCCGTCCACCGCCCGTTCTACGGCGAGACCGGTTTCCCGTTCATCCAGTTCACCGTGCCCGGTGTGGAACGCCCCAAACTCCCGCCCATGGACGAACTCACCTTCATCGACCCCGGCTACAACTATCAATTCGTCGTAAAACCGGAATACATCGCACCGCTCGTCGCCGCCAAACAACGCTGCCTCAAGACCCGCTACTGGAAGATCGTCTGCACCCCCACCGCCCAAGGCACCCGCCACTTCGCCCTTTTCCAGATGAAGCGTGATCCCTATGGAGAAACCGACATCGCAACCAGCCGCCCGGAAGTCCTCGCCCCGCTGCAAGCCGCGCTGGAACGTTGGATGGATGAAAAAGAGGAGTCCTCCATCGCGGAGATTTTCCCCGAGGGAGAGCCGGAGTGA